Proteins encoded within one genomic window of bacterium:
- the mltG gene encoding endolytic transglycosylase MltG codes for MIQINTSTTKRTPKNKGAGNWGKLSIIAIAGFILSIIFIATQYGTNADNPLSFYLNLANPYVRYVTINPGMRIAEIGDKVSKTIAWTDKDRQSFMDSAPRDDNGPMEGFFMPGSYWINIDATGKEVADQGMAEFNKEVGDKVLADKQTKTSAQKINLETAVRIASIIQREAAGKNDMNLISGVIWNRLFKGMNLGMDATLQYAKGSQGNWWPKVLSADKKIDSPYNTYSNIGLPPTAISNISIDALKAAYNPQNTDCMYYLHDNNRKIHCSKTYDQHKNNIQTYLIGVRNTKKVVN; via the coding sequence ATGATTCAAATAAACACATCCACAACCAAAAGAACCCCTAAGAATAAGGGTGCTGGTAACTGGGGGAAGTTATCAATAATCGCCATAGCAGGCTTCATTTTGAGCATTATTTTTATAGCAACACAATACGGCACAAATGCAGACAATCCCCTTTCTTTTTATCTCAACCTAGCTAACCCTTATGTAAGGTATGTCACTATTAATCCAGGAATGAGAATAGCTGAAATTGGAGACAAGGTATCCAAAACCATAGCTTGGACAGATAAGGATAGACAAAGCTTTATGGACTCAGCACCTAGGGATGACAATGGACCAATGGAGGGCTTTTTCATGCCTGGATCATATTGGATAAATATAGATGCAACAGGAAAAGAAGTGGCGGACCAAGGGATGGCTGAATTTAATAAGGAGGTTGGCGACAAGGTTCTGGCAGATAAACAGACTAAAACAAGTGCACAAAAAATTAACCTTGAAACTGCAGTTAGAATCGCATCAATAATACAAAGAGAAGCAGCTGGAAAAAATGATATGAACTTAATTTCTGGAGTTATCTGGAATAGACTATTCAAAGGTATGAATCTTGGGATGGATGCAACACTTCAATACGCAAAAGGAAGTCAAGGAAATTGGTGGCCAAAAGTATTGTCAGCAGACAAAAAAATTGATTCCCCATATAACACATACTCAAATATTGGACTTCCACCAACTGCAATTTCAAACATAAGTATTGACGCCCTTAAAGCAGCATACAATCCTCAGAATACAGATTGCATGTATTACTTGCATGACAATAATCGAAAAATTCACTGTTCCAAAACATATGATCAACACAAAAATAATATCCAAACATATTTAATTGGTGTTAGAAATACAAAGAAGGTTGTGAACTAG
- a CDS encoding RNA polymerase sigma factor yields the protein MSRKTHITKLKEDFSKTYEEHSDAIFRYAYFKLSDTEKAKDVVQDTFVKFWEYISAESELQNVKALLYRIALNTIIDLYRKRKTFSLDTLAEDGFEPIYEPEKNEFERHESEAVLKAINELGEEDRNIMFMRYVEGLSFDDIAEVVGERSNTIAVKVHRLLKQLRQSLNIEEEK from the coding sequence ATGTCTAGAAAGACACATATAACCAAACTTAAGGAGGATTTTTCCAAAACCTATGAAGAGCATTCAGATGCAATTTTTCGATACGCATATTTTAAGCTCTCAGACACGGAAAAAGCCAAGGATGTTGTCCAAGACACATTCGTTAAGTTTTGGGAGTACATTTCAGCAGAAAGCGAGTTACAGAATGTAAAAGCACTTCTTTACAGAATCGCTCTAAATACAATTATTGATCTCTATAGAAAACGCAAAACTTTCTCTTTGGATACATTGGCGGAAGATGGTTTCGAGCCAATTTATGAGCCAGAGAAAAATGAGTTTGAAAGACATGAGTCAGAAGCAGTATTAAAGGCAATAAATGAACTGGGTGAGGAGGATAGAAATATAATGTTCATGAGATATGTAGAAGGGCTTTCGTTTGATGATATCGCAGAAGTAGTAGGAGAAAGATCAAATACTATTGCTGTAAAGGTGCACAGATTGCTTAAACAATTAAGGCAATCTCTCAATATTGAGGAAGAAAAATAA
- a CDS encoding DUF5667 domain-containing protein, with protein MIEKKINNLKGHLSNVHMSADDKRDVFKRILLVVDKIEAVSSEFHSTPVLSPFSNKLVFDSKMFSSNFASDIFIYFKQRKFVPSLVIVLLLCVTGGFSAAAENALPGDSLYSLKVNVNEQVKGMVAVTPEAKARLAVETTERRLQEAVILSSQGQLTDDKKLIIQDQLSKNATDVKNSVASLVASNNISIAQEVSVNFEASLKTHELILETLTKNANGSSNASTTDSGLNAALASNETSTTTGALPAIVSNQNQIATIEQPIATTLMQDIRQEINSSALVRETLSQKEIVDGSDPVKLAAKIKEVKLKYTDSVNQVKNLTDLSTASKKLFESYLGTASSTVKDAEVALQKNDLTGTIILLQQSIKSLSDSDSLISIELNSGPETRKALELIDINKLINSDLYNSNSASSTSASGAVLGTSTSSVSATSSTSSVSQIVK; from the coding sequence ATGATTGAAAAAAAGATTAACAATTTAAAAGGACACCTATCAAACGTTCATATGTCAGCAGATGACAAGAGAGACGTTTTTAAGCGTATTCTTCTTGTTGTTGATAAGATTGAGGCTGTTTCTTCAGAATTTCATAGCACCCCTGTTCTTTCTCCATTTTCTAATAAGTTAGTTTTCGATAGTAAAATGTTCAGTAGCAATTTTGCTTCGGATATTTTTATATATTTTAAACAAAGAAAATTTGTCCCATCGCTAGTTATAGTTTTATTACTTTGTGTTACTGGTGGTTTTTCTGCTGCTGCAGAAAATGCACTTCCTGGTGATTCATTGTATTCATTAAAGGTTAATGTAAATGAGCAGGTAAAGGGCATGGTTGCGGTTACTCCAGAGGCAAAAGCTCGTCTTGCTGTTGAAACAACAGAAAGAAGACTGCAGGAGGCTGTTATACTATCGTCACAAGGTCAGTTGACTGATGATAAAAAATTAATCATACAAGATCAGCTAAGCAAAAACGCCACTGACGTAAAGAATAGTGTTGCATCATTAGTTGCTTCAAACAACATTTCAATAGCACAGGAAGTTTCCGTTAATTTTGAAGCGTCCCTAAAAACTCATGAACTAATACTTGAGACTCTTACAAAAAATGCTAATGGTTCATCTAATGCAAGCACAACTGATAGTGGTTTGAATGCGGCATTAGCATCAAACGAGACCTCAACTACAACGGGAGCTTTACCTGCTATTGTTTCAAATCAAAATCAGATTGCTACAATCGAGCAACCTATAGCAACAACCTTAATGCAGGATATCAGACAAGAGATAAACTCAAGCGCATTAGTTAGAGAAACATTGTCACAAAAGGAAATTGTAGATGGTTCAGATCCTGTAAAACTAGCTGCTAAAATTAAAGAAGTGAAGTTGAAATATACTGATTCTGTTAATCAAGTTAAAAACTTAACAGATTTAAGTACAGCGTCAAAGAAATTATTTGAGAGTTATTTAGGAACAGCTTCATCAACAGTAAAAGATGCAGAGGTTGCCCTACAAAAGAATGACCTTACAGGAACAATAATTTTACTACAGCAATCTATTAAGTCATTAAGTGATTCAGACTCGTTAATTTCGATAGAGTTAAATAGTGGTCCAGAGACAAGAAAGGCACTAGAATTAATTGATATAAACAAGTTAATAAATTCTGATTTATATAATTCAAACTCCGCATCATCTACAAGTGCAAGTGGAGCCGTCCTTGGAACTAGTACATCATCAGTTTCTGCAACTTCATCAACTTCATCTGTAAGTCAAATTGTTAAATAG